In a single window of the Necator americanus strain Aroian chromosome X, whole genome shotgun sequence genome:
- a CDS encoding hypothetical protein (NECATOR_CHRX.G21638.T1), translating into MSRISMLLFFYFYFITTSYSRYFDVCPSRKMSIGACLAGLCPLGSECINNYCCKDRIIATTTESSSTEETEVFGLCKNGQSAIGECISKLCPSGYLCEENLCCDNQTTTTNLPLSETTTYTIRAKTFTTSTQLSEISMTTGSEITTPEQSVEIMEIVDETTKPDENVDNSTTEDEDDEDSADEEGWETTGSFETSTVDGTETETVRNSFRVLKSNESKETTEEEAMTTTTRRIDYEITGEETEVDDIQLTSTTTQKSTSTTKKSDSSGWKTTTAQIHVETTTEEHQICPIGASIGECISDQCPEGHTCFMNACCIITPQINCTDTLKGCLPHLCNKRGYKEFTTTNCAKTCARCHVSELTSLDLVGCRDRRSDCKEWAAEGFCESSLYSIRQKLRFCGQSCKLC; encoded by the exons ATGTCACGAATTTCtatgcttcttttcttttacttttattttattactacttCATATTCTCGTTATTTTGATGTGTGcccatccagaaaaatgtccATTGGTG CATGTCTTGCCGGATTGTGTCCTCTAGGATCCGAATGCATTAACAATTACTGTT GCAAGGACAGAATAATTGCAACTACTACAGAATCATCATCAACCGAAGAAACTGAAGTGTTTGGGTTATGCaa AAATGGACAAAGCGCTATTGGTGAATGTATCTCTAAACTCTGTCCCTCCGGATACTTGTGTGAGGAGAATTTGTGTTGTG atAACCAAACCACAACTACAAATCTACCATTATCTGAAACAACTACTT ATACAATCCGAGCTAAAACCTTTACTACATCCACACAGTTATCAGAAATTTCTATGACCACTGGCAGTGAGATCACAACACCAGAACAATCCGTAGAAATCATGGAAATAGTTGATGAGACTACTAAACCGGATGAGAACGTGGATAATTCTACAACTGAAGACGAAGATGATGAAGACTCGGCTGATGAAGAAGGATGGGAAACAACCGGCTCATTTGAGACTTCAACCGTGGACGGAACAGAGACAGAAACTGTTCGAAACTCTTTTAGAGTTCTTAAGTCGAATGAATCAAAAGAAACAACTGAG gaaGAAGCAATGACAACAACAACCAGAAGAATCGACTACGAAATAACTGGTGAAGAAACCGAAGTGGATGACATCCAACTCACATCCACAACAACTCAAAAAAGTACTAGCACGACGAAAAAATCAGATAGTAGTGGATGGAAAACCACAACTGCTCAAATCCATGTGGAAACAACTACGGAGGAGCATCAAATTTGTCCTATAGGAGCATCAATTGGAG aatgtATCAGCGATCAATGCCCGGAAGGACATACTTGTTTCATGAATGCATGTT GTATAATCACACCACAAATTAATTGTACCGACACACTTAAAGGTTGCTTACCTCATTTATGTAATAAAAGAGGTTATAAGGAGTTTACAACAACAAACTGTGCTAAAACGTGTGCACGTTGTCACGTGTCTGAGCTG ACATCATTGGATCTCGTCGGATGCCGTGATCGTCGATCCGATTGCAAGGAATGGGCAGCGGAAGGATTTTGTGAGAGTTCATTGTACTCAATACGtcaaaaattgagattttgTGGACAGAGTTGTAAACTCTGTTAG
- a CDS encoding hypothetical protein (NECATOR_CHRX.G21639.T1) → MDVFLKYGRLPLKYQCTSESTTVEVPNTILGVYCIAFGAVFIVDSSWLVATNNLFTVTSTFALYFVFFISFLYKYHSNNSYRISSYEKQIFLQSSAICGINLSLALIYVYMMYFPVTIATTIAGLFLWQLSSAGAVVVYIGVNKTVRRKVLRMIPRRKKATTVSVYYRIIECLVDDKKTGPLRATPMQVQYQ, encoded by the exons ATGGACGTATTCTTGAAATATGGCCGTCTACCATTGAAGTATCAATGCAC GAGCGAGTCAACAACTGTTGAAGTTCCAAATACTATTCTTGGAGTATATTGTATTGCGTTTGGTGCGGTATTTATT GTTGATTCATCTTGGCTTGTTGCTACCAACAACTTATTCACCGTAACCTCAACGTTTGCcctatattttgtatttttcataTCATTTCTATACAAATATCATTCCAACAATTCATATCGTATCTCGTCGTATGAGAAGCAG ATATTTCTTCAAAGCAGTGCTATTTGTGGAATTAATCTTTCATTAGCTCTTATTTATGTCTATATGATGTATTTCCCAGTGACAATAGCTACGACAATTGCTGGACTTTTTCTTTGGCAACTTTCCAGCG ctgGTGCAGTTGTTGTTTACATTGGTGTAAACAAAACTGTTCGTAGAAAAGTTCTTCGGATGATTCCAAGGCGAAAGAAGGCCACAACGGTATCAGTG tattaCAGAATAATTGAATGTCTTGTTGATGATAAGAAAACTGGTCCTTTACGTGCAACTCCAATGCAAGTACAGTATCAGTAA
- a CDS encoding hypothetical protein (NECATOR_CHRX.G21638.T3), producing MSIGACLAGLCPLGSECINNYCCKDRIIATTTESSSTEETEVFGLCKNGQSAIGECISKLCPSGYLCEENLCCDNQTTTTNLPLSETTTYTIRAKTFTTSTQLSEISMTTGSEITTPEQSVEIMEIVDETTKPDENVDNSTTEDEDDEDSADEEGWETTGSFETSTVDGTETETVRNSFRVLKSNESKETTEEEAMTTTTRRIDYEITGEETEVDDIQLTSTTTQKSTSTTKKSDSSGWKTTTAQIHVETTTEEHQICPIGASIGECISDQCPEGHTCFMNACCIITPQINCTDTLKGCLPHLCNKRGYKEFTTTNCAKTCARCHVSELTSLDLVGCRDRRSDCKEWAAEGFCESSLYSIRQKLRFCGQSCKLC from the exons atgtccATTGGTG CATGTCTTGCCGGATTGTGTCCTCTAGGATCCGAATGCATTAACAATTACTGTT GCAAGGACAGAATAATTGCAACTACTACAGAATCATCATCAACCGAAGAAACTGAAGTGTTTGGGTTATGCaa AAATGGACAAAGCGCTATTGGTGAATGTATCTCTAAACTCTGTCCCTCCGGATACTTGTGTGAGGAGAATTTGTGTTGTG atAACCAAACCACAACTACAAATCTACCATTATCTGAAACAACTACTT ATACAATCCGAGCTAAAACCTTTACTACATCCACACAGTTATCAGAAATTTCTATGACCACTGGCAGTGAGATCACAACACCAGAACAATCCGTAGAAATCATGGAAATAGTTGATGAGACTACTAAACCGGATGAGAACGTGGATAATTCTACAACTGAAGACGAAGATGATGAAGACTCGGCTGATGAAGAAGGATGGGAAACAACCGGCTCATTTGAGACTTCAACCGTGGACGGAACAGAGACAGAAACTGTTCGAAACTCTTTTAGAGTTCTTAAGTCGAATGAATCAAAAGAAACAACTGAG gaaGAAGCAATGACAACAACAACCAGAAGAATCGACTACGAAATAACTGGTGAAGAAACCGAAGTGGATGACATCCAACTCACATCCACAACAACTCAAAAAAGTACTAGCACGACGAAAAAATCAGATAGTAGTGGATGGAAAACCACAACTGCTCAAATCCATGTGGAAACAACTACGGAGGAGCATCAAATTTGTCCTATAGGAGCATCAATTGGAG aatgtATCAGCGATCAATGCCCGGAAGGACATACTTGTTTCATGAATGCATGTT GTATAATCACACCACAAATTAATTGTACCGACACACTTAAAGGTTGCTTACCTCATTTATGTAATAAAAGAGGTTATAAGGAGTTTACAACAACAAACTGTGCTAAAACGTGTGCACGTTGTCACGTGTCTGAGCTG ACATCATTGGATCTCGTCGGATGCCGTGATCGTCGATCCGATTGCAAGGAATGGGCAGCGGAAGGATTTTGTGAGAGTTCATTGTACTCAATACGtcaaaaattgagattttgTGGACAGAGTTGTAAACTCTGTTAG
- a CDS encoding hypothetical protein (NECATOR_CHRX.G21641.T2) translates to MACYIDHQLFHFLEGQLPHIRRRFLHGLGHALVNKVWSGHYSLQQRIIRMREEQIALERTLYQNRRHYLSTLQQDAQIEEKMLDHDNYIATILDDYFKRQQLQLTEMMIPGFSITDDPLDIEIQMLILEFMLQVRLPEPLPSTQPQGSAAPIVYVQLS, encoded by the exons ATGGCATGCTATATCGATCATCAATTGTTTCACTTCCTTGAGGGACAACTTCCTCATATTCGTCGTCGTTTTCTTCATGGTTTAGGACATGCATTAGTGAATAAAGTTTGGTCCGGTCATTATTCTCTACAACAACGTATTATTCGAATGCGGGAGGAACAAATTGCTCTTGAAag AACTCTTTATCAAAATCGTCGTCACTACTTAAGTACACTTCAACAAGATGCTCAGATTGAGGAGAAGATGTTGGATCACGACAATTATATTGCCACTATTTTAGATGAC tatttcaaAAGACAACAACTTCAACTTACCGAAATGATGATACCCGGCTTTTCAATTACGGATGATCCATTGGATATAGAAATTCAAATGCTTATTCTAGAATTTATGTTACAAGTACG GCTTCCTGAGCCTTTACCAAGTACACAGCCACAAGGATCGGCAGCTCCCATTGTTTATGTACAGCTATCATAA
- a CDS encoding hypothetical protein (NECATOR_CHRX.G21640.T1): MQDVGLFETSSGNHSGQRSRLEFCYLCCLLKINDSQEKNIQQGCAKAASASKFLTKCLWSPSPAKSNCESTYAQPAPS; encoded by the coding sequence ATGCAAGATGTGGGCCTCTTCGAGACCTCAAGCGGGAATCACAGTGGGCAACGAAGTCGCCTCGAGTTCTGTTATCTGTGCTGTTTGCTGAAGATTAATGACAGTCAGGAAAAGAATATTCAGCAAGGATGCGCTAAGGCCGCCTCTGCTTCCAAATTCTTAACGAAATGCTTGTGGTCCCCATCACCAGCGAAGTCGAACTGTGAGTCTACTTATGCGCAAcccgccccatcatga
- a CDS encoding hypothetical protein (NECATOR_CHRX.G21638.T2) translates to MSIGACLAGLCPLGSECINNYCCKDRIIATTTESSSTEETEVFGLCKNGQSAIGECISKLCPSGYLCEENLCCDNQTTTTNLPLSETTTYTIRAKTFTTSTQLSEISMTTGSEITTPEQSVEIMEIVDETTKPDENVDNSTTEDEDDEDSADEEGWETTGSFETSTVDGTETETVRNSFRVLKSNESKETTEEEAMTTTTRRIDYEITGEETEVDDIQLTSTTTQKSTSTTKKSDSSGWKTTTAQIHVETTTEEHQICPIGASIGECISDQCPEGHTCFMNACCIITPQINCTDTLKGCLPHLCNKRGYKEFTTTNCAKTCARCHVSELANIIGSRRMP, encoded by the exons atgtccATTGGTG CATGTCTTGCCGGATTGTGTCCTCTAGGATCCGAATGCATTAACAATTACTGTT GCAAGGACAGAATAATTGCAACTACTACAGAATCATCATCAACCGAAGAAACTGAAGTGTTTGGGTTATGCaa AAATGGACAAAGCGCTATTGGTGAATGTATCTCTAAACTCTGTCCCTCCGGATACTTGTGTGAGGAGAATTTGTGTTGTG atAACCAAACCACAACTACAAATCTACCATTATCTGAAACAACTACTT ATACAATCCGAGCTAAAACCTTTACTACATCCACACAGTTATCAGAAATTTCTATGACCACTGGCAGTGAGATCACAACACCAGAACAATCCGTAGAAATCATGGAAATAGTTGATGAGACTACTAAACCGGATGAGAACGTGGATAATTCTACAACTGAAGACGAAGATGATGAAGACTCGGCTGATGAAGAAGGATGGGAAACAACCGGCTCATTTGAGACTTCAACCGTGGACGGAACAGAGACAGAAACTGTTCGAAACTCTTTTAGAGTTCTTAAGTCGAATGAATCAAAAGAAACAACTGAG gaaGAAGCAATGACAACAACAACCAGAAGAATCGACTACGAAATAACTGGTGAAGAAACCGAAGTGGATGACATCCAACTCACATCCACAACAACTCAAAAAAGTACTAGCACGACGAAAAAATCAGATAGTAGTGGATGGAAAACCACAACTGCTCAAATCCATGTGGAAACAACTACGGAGGAGCATCAAATTTGTCCTATAGGAGCATCAATTGGAG aatgtATCAGCGATCAATGCCCGGAAGGACATACTTGTTTCATGAATGCATGTT GTATAATCACACCACAAATTAATTGTACCGACACACTTAAAGGTTGCTTACCTCATTTATGTAATAAAAGAGGTTATAAGGAGTTTACAACAACAAACTGTGCTAAAACGTGTGCACGTTGTCACGTGTCTGAGCTGGcaa ACATCATTGGATCTCGTCGGATGCCGTGA
- a CDS encoding hypothetical protein (NECATOR_CHRX.G21637.T2) — protein MSESTTLLNKNLNSVSYDSTQLNNGNYFHCHDEPSKDDQAKSAKAIRILWISVVICLFFMTCEVIGGFWAKSLAIVTDAAHLIRNYDGTLVGTAEFKDGENSSDEECRMKEAKLKRKRAMFANCYMCQIDPSSQHLHTLGNESAKYDQIKRVKKRERKMDEFHKIYDLQINFAPESMPEFLVRGENIAFIRAGGSLYTRRCLKTFRRTEYADHHVSQHVRSIDSLSDLVVRCPNWMRGCLFYTKRLTPKSGKISIRPLDSLPAWLIISLIDYLPNSAIRSLSQTCRALRSVVFACAKDRSMVSLVWEKCDGCWVESGIAIDFSVADKTPEYVWEPAQELCNHLSNCTYRDVVEYPEERVPVLATNLQQITKEFMLRLPFVA, from the exons ATGTCTGAAAGCACAACTTTATTAAATAAgaa CTTAAATAGTGTATCTTATGATTCCACGCAGTTAAACAACGGCAACTATTTTCATTGCCATGATGAGCCAAGTAAGGATGATCAAGCAAAATCCGCTAAAG CTATTcgtattttatggatttctgtCGTAATATGTCTATTTTTTATGACATGTGAAGTAATAGGTGGATTTTGGGCAAAATCGCTAGCGATCGTCACGGATGCTGCACATTTG ATACGAAACTATGATGGCACACTAGTGGGTACAGCAGAATTTAAGGATGGAGAGAATAGTAGCGATGAAGAGTGCAGAATGAAA GAAGCGAAGCTTAAGAGAAAAAGGGCCATGTTCGCAAACTGTTACATGTGTCAg ATTGATCCCTCGAGCCAACATTTGCACACCCTTGGAAACGAATCAGCGAAATATGATCAAATAAAACGAGTTAAAAAGAGGGAGAGAAAAATGGACGAATTCCATAAAATCTACGATCTTCAA ataAACTTCGCTCCAGAAAGTATGCCAGAATTTTTAGTACGTGGTGAAAATATTGCTTTTATTCGTGCTGGTGGATCACTTTATACGAGAAG ATGTTTGAAAACGTTTCGACGAACCGAGTACGCTGATCATCATGTTTCTCAACATGTTCGATCTATTGATAGTTTATCGGATTTGGTTGTAAGATGTCCGAATTGGATGCGTGGATGTTTGTTTTATACGAAACGTTTAACAccgaaaagtggaaaaattag TATTCGTCCACTGGATTCACTTCCTGCATGgctaattatttctttaattgacTATTTACCAAATTCCGCTATACGATCACTTTCTCAAACGTGCAG GGCTTTACGATCTGTAGTATTCGCTTGTGCAAAGGATCGATCTATGGTCAGTTTAGTATGGGAGAAATGCGATGGATGTTGGGTGGAAAGTGGCATA GCTATTGATTTCTCAGTTGCCGACAAGACACCAGAATATGTATGGGAACCAGCACAAGAACTCTGTAACCATCTTTCTAATTGTACATATCGTGACGTTGTGGAATATCCAGAAGAACGTGTACCTGTTTTAGCAACTAATCTTCAACAAATCACTAAAGAATTCATGTTAAGACTTCCATTTGTCGCTTga
- a CDS encoding hypothetical protein (NECATOR_CHRX.G21637.T1) encodes MSESTTLLNKNLNSVSYDSTQLNNGNYFHCHDEPSKDDQAKSAKAIRILWISVVICLFFMTCEVIGGFWAKSLAIVTDAAHLIRNYDGTLVGTAEFKDGENSSDEECRMKEAKLKRKRAMFANCYMCQIDPSSQHLHTLGNESAKYDQIKRVKKRERKMDEFHKIYDLQINFAPESMPEFLVRGENIAFIRAGGSLYTRRCLKTFRRTEYADHHVSQHVRSIDSLSDLVVRCPNWMRGCLFYTKRLTPKSGKIRALRSVVFACAKDRSMVSLVWEKCDGCWVESGIAIDFSVADKTPEYVWEPAQELCNHLSNCTYRDVVEYPEERVPVLATNLQQITKEFMLRLPFVA; translated from the exons ATGTCTGAAAGCACAACTTTATTAAATAAgaa CTTAAATAGTGTATCTTATGATTCCACGCAGTTAAACAACGGCAACTATTTTCATTGCCATGATGAGCCAAGTAAGGATGATCAAGCAAAATCCGCTAAAG CTATTcgtattttatggatttctgtCGTAATATGTCTATTTTTTATGACATGTGAAGTAATAGGTGGATTTTGGGCAAAATCGCTAGCGATCGTCACGGATGCTGCACATTTG ATACGAAACTATGATGGCACACTAGTGGGTACAGCAGAATTTAAGGATGGAGAGAATAGTAGCGATGAAGAGTGCAGAATGAAA GAAGCGAAGCTTAAGAGAAAAAGGGCCATGTTCGCAAACTGTTACATGTGTCAg ATTGATCCCTCGAGCCAACATTTGCACACCCTTGGAAACGAATCAGCGAAATATGATCAAATAAAACGAGTTAAAAAGAGGGAGAGAAAAATGGACGAATTCCATAAAATCTACGATCTTCAA ataAACTTCGCTCCAGAAAGTATGCCAGAATTTTTAGTACGTGGTGAAAATATTGCTTTTATTCGTGCTGGTGGATCACTTTATACGAGAAG ATGTTTGAAAACGTTTCGACGAACCGAGTACGCTGATCATCATGTTTCTCAACATGTTCGATCTATTGATAGTTTATCGGATTTGGTTGTAAGATGTCCGAATTGGATGCGTGGATGTTTGTTTTATACGAAACGTTTAACAccgaaaagtggaaaaattag GGCTTTACGATCTGTAGTATTCGCTTGTGCAAAGGATCGATCTATGGTCAGTTTAGTATGGGAGAAATGCGATGGATGTTGGGTGGAAAGTGGCATA GCTATTGATTTCTCAGTTGCCGACAAGACACCAGAATATGTATGGGAACCAGCACAAGAACTCTGTAACCATCTTTCTAATTGTACATATCGTGACGTTGTGGAATATCCAGAAGAACGTGTACCTGTTTTAGCAACTAATCTTCAACAAATCACTAAAGAATTCATGTTAAGACTTCCATTTGTCGCTTga